The Streptomyces sp. NBC_00162 genome window below encodes:
- a CDS encoding MarR family winged helix-turn-helix transcriptional regulator → MKHVHNSGLARDPDGFLYDPGVRDSMQAFAAGDDTLALETAAAVRSASQAVDRLRSHGAGGRGLSAGALDVLARLSTATDLGLSIGELARAAGVSSRNVTGLVDTLERDGLAQRVQDQHDRRSVRARITPAGLNWMDNFRQPTQRAMSAVFQGFTEDELARFRDLCLRMVENQQRIEQYLNAARHDEPPTS, encoded by the coding sequence ATGAAGCACGTACATAATTCTGGCCTGGCCCGTGACCCTGATGGCTTCCTCTACGACCCTGGTGTCCGGGACTCCATGCAGGCGTTCGCGGCGGGGGACGACACCCTGGCCCTGGAGACGGCCGCAGCCGTCCGGTCAGCCTCGCAGGCGGTCGACCGGCTGCGTTCGCACGGTGCGGGGGGACGGGGGCTCAGCGCGGGGGCGCTCGACGTCCTCGCACGACTGAGTACGGCCACGGACCTGGGGCTGAGCATCGGCGAACTGGCCCGTGCAGCGGGGGTGAGTTCCCGCAACGTCACCGGCCTGGTCGACACGCTCGAGCGTGACGGACTCGCGCAGCGGGTCCAAGACCAGCACGACCGCAGGTCGGTACGAGCCAGGATCACACCAGCCGGCCTCAACTGGATGGACAACTTCCGGCAGCCGACGCAGCGCGCCATGTCCGCCGTCTTCCAGGGGTTCACCGAAGACGAACTCGCCCGGTTCCGCGACCTGTGCCTGCGCATGGTCGAAAACCAGCAACGCATCGAGCAGTACCTGAACGCGGCCCGGCACGACGAGCCGCCGACCTCCTGA
- a CDS encoding helix-turn-helix transcriptional regulator, with translation MLGLDGVSEAVYRAMLSDPEGSVQDLCEQLGVSESTVRDALDRLADLRLLRASRDVLGIMRPVSPELGLEMLLRRQEEELLRRRLELELSKAAAARAIAEYADLRPATPAADTQRLVGLDAIQATLEILARDVSGECLSVMPGGAQSQASLDASRPLDETAMSRGISLLTLYQDSVRHDPATLAYARWMTERGGMVRTCPTLPPRMLVFDRKVAVIPIDPADTKRGALCTREAGIVASLVALFEQTWNSAVPLGADRSKDAQSGLTASEQELLRLLACGLTDEVAGRRLGISARSVRRQMAGLMERLDASSRFEAGLKAAQHGWLR, from the coding sequence ATGCTGGGGCTGGACGGCGTATCGGAAGCGGTGTATCGGGCCATGCTCTCGGACCCCGAGGGCAGCGTGCAGGACCTCTGCGAGCAACTGGGCGTATCCGAGAGCACCGTGCGCGACGCCCTCGACAGGCTCGCCGACCTCCGGCTCCTGCGTGCCTCCCGGGACGTACTCGGTATCATGCGGCCGGTCAGCCCGGAACTCGGCCTGGAGATGCTTCTGCGGCGGCAGGAGGAGGAGCTCCTGCGCCGCCGGCTGGAGCTCGAACTGAGCAAGGCCGCCGCGGCGCGGGCCATCGCCGAGTACGCCGACCTGCGACCTGCCACGCCGGCCGCTGACACCCAGCGCCTGGTCGGTCTCGACGCCATTCAGGCGACGCTGGAAATCCTCGCACGGGACGTGTCCGGCGAGTGCCTCTCCGTCATGCCGGGCGGGGCGCAGTCGCAGGCCAGCCTCGACGCGTCGAGACCGCTGGACGAAACAGCCATGAGCCGGGGCATCTCTCTCCTGACGCTCTATCAGGACAGTGTGCGCCACGACCCCGCGACACTCGCCTACGCGCGGTGGATGACCGAGCGGGGCGGCATGGTGCGCACCTGTCCGACACTTCCTCCGCGCATGCTCGTCTTCGACCGCAAGGTCGCCGTAATCCCCATCGATCCGGCCGACACGAAGCGCGGCGCACTGTGCACCCGCGAGGCGGGAATCGTCGCGTCACTGGTCGCACTGTTCGAGCAGACGTGGAACTCCGCCGTCCCGCTGGGCGCCGACCGTTCCAAAGACGCCCAGAGCGGTCTCACCGCCTCCGAGCAGGAACTGCTCAGGCTCCTCGCGTGCGGCCTCACCGACGAGGTTGCGGGGCGGCGCCTCGGCATCTCCGCCCGCAGCGTGCGCCGACAGATGGCCGGCCTCATGGAACGCCTCGACGCGTCGAGCCGCTTCGAGGCCGGGCTGAAAGCGGCTCAGCACGGCTGGCTGCGCTAG
- a CDS encoding transglycosylase family protein, producing MSAMPTAPSVTRFGKAALLVACAAAAAVPLLTAGTASAASVTTWDKVAMCESGGNWSINTGNGYYGGLQFSSSTWKAYGGTDFAPQAHLATKYEQITVAEKVLASQGPGAWPHCSIGAGLTRGGLAPVFPTDTKPSTYSGDLPVSGRWSNGSATTVGVFRDGTWALRDANGGTTAVGFGQAGDVPMTGDFDGVGHDQLGIFRPSTSTFVVRHDDGSITSLVFGQAGDIPVPGMWDGNGHAQMGVYRPSTGTFIVRHDDGSVTTAALGQAGDIPIVGDWDGVGHTQMGVFRPGTNAGDQNVIALRHDDGSVTTAAYGVKGDLPVVGDWSNKGRTTYGIYRTGNGTFALSNAYAGTADAVFTYGNGGTWS from the coding sequence ATGTCCGCTATGCCCACCGCTCCGTCCGTCACTCGCTTTGGCAAGGCCGCCCTGCTCGTTGCCTGTGCCGCTGCCGCCGCGGTACCGCTCCTGACCGCCGGTACCGCCTCCGCCGCCTCCGTCACCACCTGGGACAAGGTCGCCATGTGCGAGAGCGGCGGCAACTGGAGCATCAACACCGGCAACGGCTACTACGGGGGTCTGCAGTTCAGCTCCAGTACCTGGAAGGCGTATGGCGGCACCGACTTCGCTCCGCAGGCCCACCTCGCCACCAAGTACGAGCAGATCACGGTGGCCGAGAAAGTCCTCGCCTCGCAGGGCCCGGGCGCCTGGCCGCACTGCTCGATAGGGGCGGGCCTCACCAGGGGCGGCCTCGCGCCGGTCTTCCCCACCGACACCAAGCCTTCGACGTACAGCGGTGACCTGCCGGTGTCGGGTCGGTGGAGCAACGGCTCGGCGACGACTGTGGGTGTGTTCCGGGACGGCACCTGGGCGCTGCGCGATGCGAACGGCGGCACGACGGCCGTGGGCTTCGGGCAGGCCGGGGACGTTCCGATGACCGGTGACTTCGATGGTGTCGGCCATGATCAGCTGGGCATCTTCCGGCCGAGCACGAGCACGTTCGTGGTGCGTCACGACGACGGCAGCATCACTTCGCTCGTCTTCGGGCAGGCCGGTGACATTCCGGTGCCGGGCATGTGGGACGGCAACGGTCACGCCCAGATGGGGGTCTACCGTCCCAGCACCGGTACGTTCATCGTCCGCCACGACGACGGCAGTGTGACGACGGCGGCTCTCGGCCAGGCCGGTGACATTCCGATCGTCGGTGACTGGGACGGCGTCGGCCACACCCAGATGGGCGTCTTCCGCCCCGGAACCAACGCGGGCGACCAGAACGTCATCGCCTTGCGCCACGACGACGGAAGTGTCACCACCGCCGCCTACGGCGTCAAGGGCGACCTGCCCGTCGTCGGCGACTGGAGCAACAAGGGCCGCACCACCTACGGCATCTACCGGACCGGCAACGGCACCTTCGCCCTCAGCAACGCCTACGCCGGCACCGCCGACGCCGTCTTCACCTACGGCAACGGCGGCACCTGGTCCTGA
- a CDS encoding IS5 family transposase (programmed frameshift): MVDHGVVIRRHELTDSEWELLAPLIPSAGRGRPRAEDRRVVNGMVYKIRTGVSWRDLPERYGPWKSVYTRFRRYAIDGVFTQALQQIQAQADAAGDIDWLVQIDSTIVRAHQHSAATGRKGEASTDEPADHALGRSRGGLTSKIHLACDGRGRPLAILLTPGQRHDGVCARPLLERIRVPRIGLGRPRCRPDHVIADKAYSSRGFRAYLRRRGIGHTIPEKSDQKQHRRNRGSQDGRPAGFDLEIYRRRNTVERCFNQLKGFRGIATRYEKTATSYEAAVTLASLLLWARSV, translated from the exons ATGGTGGATCATGGTGTCGTGATTCGTCGCCATGAACTGACCGACTCCGAGTGGGAGTTGTTGGCTCCGCTGATACCGAGTGCCGGCAGAGGCCGGCCTCGGGCGGAGGACCGCCGGGTCGTCAACGGGATGGTCTACAAGATCCGGACCGGGGTTTCCTGGCGTGACCTGCCGGAACGCTACGGCCCCTGGAAGTCGGTCTACACCCGCTTCCGCCGCTACGCGATCGACGGCGTGTTCACCCAGGCCCTGCAACAGATCCAGGCCCAGGCCGACGCCGCCGGTGACATCGACTGGCTGGTCCAGATCGACTCCACCATCGTCCGCGCCCACCAGCACTCCGCCGCCACCGGCCGAAAAGGGGAAGCATCG ACGGACGAACCGGCCGATCACGCCCTCGGCCGATCCCGAGGAGGCCTGACCAGCAAAATCCACCTCGCCTGCGACGGCCGCGGCCGGCCGCTGGCCATATTGCTCACCCCGGGGCAACGACACGACGGTGTCTGCGCACGGCCTTTGCTCGAACGCATCCGAGTACCCCGCATCGGCCTGGGGCGGCCCCGCTGCCGACCGGACCACGTGATCGCCGACAAGGCCTACAGTTCACGTGGATTCCGTGCCTACCTGCGACGACGCGGTATCGGACACACCATCCCGGAGAAGAGCGACCAGAAGCAGCATCGCCGCAACCGGGGTAGTCAAGACGGTCGGCCCGCGGGCTTCGACCTTGAGATCTATCGCCGCCGCAACACCGTCGAACGCTGCTTCAACCAACTCAAAGGCTTCCGCGGTATCGCCACCCGCTACGAGAAGACCGCCACCTCCTACGAAGCAGCGGTCACACTCGCATCACTCCTGCTCTGGGCAAGATCAGTTTGA
- a CDS encoding DUF6071 family protein, with the protein MTPLTSHPVRLLVANGCSYTRGAELGRAQDAWPTLVANALDVPWVNLGCDGGSNRRVVRTTVGQLDRLAAEHRVPVEEVLVICMWTGLSRHECFTRRRDKGHGYRPDLPDELRWHRLSRWRIQIEDQLSEAYYRHLWSAQGAMTNFALDWLMLDGYLRSRGVQGKYVFAWDVLRFRQDEQTRRLLSGLDPATVYGGSVTNSRTSFYTDIIGRFPTGDMQHPLEEAHASFGSSLTDWLRDHGIRDTTPKAW; encoded by the coding sequence TTGACCCCCCTGACGTCTCACCCCGTCCGCCTTCTCGTCGCTAACGGGTGCAGCTACACCCGTGGAGCGGAACTGGGGCGGGCACAGGATGCGTGGCCGACCCTCGTGGCCAATGCACTGGACGTGCCGTGGGTCAACCTGGGCTGCGACGGAGGCTCGAACCGGCGGGTCGTCCGCACGACCGTTGGCCAACTAGACCGCCTGGCCGCAGAACACCGGGTGCCCGTAGAAGAAGTTTTGGTGATCTGCATGTGGACCGGCCTATCCCGTCACGAGTGCTTCACGCGACGGCGGGACAAAGGGCACGGCTACCGACCGGACCTCCCCGACGAGTTGCGCTGGCACCGTTTGAGCAGATGGCGGATCCAGATCGAGGACCAACTCTCCGAGGCCTACTACCGGCACCTGTGGAGCGCTCAAGGGGCCATGACCAACTTCGCGCTGGACTGGCTCATGCTCGACGGATACCTGCGCTCCAGAGGCGTTCAGGGCAAGTACGTCTTCGCATGGGACGTTCTGCGATTCCGGCAGGACGAGCAGACCCGAAGGCTTCTCAGCGGCCTGGACCCAGCAACCGTCTACGGCGGTTCGGTGACGAACTCGCGCACATCGTTCTATACGGACATCATCGGCCGATTCCCGACCGGGGATATGCAGCACCCGCTCGAGGAGGCCCACGCTTCCTTCGGCTCCTCGCTCACCGACTGGCTGCGGGACCACGGCATCAGGGACACCACCCCGAAGGCCTGGTAG
- a CDS encoding DUF6545 domain-containing protein, which translates to MGSPDPSVLIKHLAGLASNYFILEYVITVHGRGPRRAATARVFGPRVGRARDLFVLGDRTLDVAHRAFEIRDACLVLRDRSVATRPEGPGADSDAPLEGGEPDARAEAVWLFAALHGNAGSGHPPSPVACQDSQRGDRMAAQGGCRPPAFVRPAGCCRKGP; encoded by the coding sequence ATGGGATCACCCGACCCGTCCGTCCTCATCAAGCACCTCGCCGGCCTGGCGTCGAACTACTTCATCCTGGAATACGTGATCACGGTCCACGGCCGCGGACCACGACGGGCAGCCACCGCACGGGTCTTCGGCCCACGCGTGGGCCGCGCGCGCGACCTGTTCGTCCTCGGCGACCGGACCCTCGACGTGGCCCACCGAGCCTTCGAGATCCGCGACGCCTGTCTCGTACTGCGCGATCGGTCCGTGGCAACCCGTCCCGAAGGACCGGGGGCTGATTCCGACGCGCCACTGGAAGGCGGTGAGCCCGACGCCCGCGCGGAGGCGGTGTGGCTGTTCGCCGCGCTCCACGGAAACGCCGGTTCCGGCCACCCGCCTTCTCCCGTCGCATGCCAGGACTCCCAGCGAGGAGATCGCATGGCTGCTCAAGGTGGCTGCCGCCCACCGGCATTTGTCAGGCCCGCAGGGTGCTGCCGCAAGGGGCCGTGA
- a CDS encoding HNH endonuclease — translation MTGPDAGRHPDAFTLHHVQPLSRSGDLLDKANARSVHRRCNTSRGNRTSVRVQGSSRRW, via the coding sequence ATCACCGGCCCCGACGCAGGCAGGCACCCCGACGCGTTCACTCTCCATCACGTACAGCCCCTCAGCCGCAGCGGCGACCTCCTCGACAAGGCCAACGCCCGCAGCGTCCACCGCAGGTGCAACACCTCCCGCGGCAACCGCACCAGCGTCCGCGTGCAGGGCTCATCGCGGAGGTGGTGA
- a CDS encoding transposase, which translates to MKYWISSLPADIPAKDLVRLAKARWRIEHDYRELKPALGMDHFESRSFTGWHRDVTLVTDAHPFLTEQRRAPKVPARA; encoded by the coding sequence GTGAAGTACTGGATCTCGAGCCTGCCCGCCGACATTCCCGCCAAGGACCTGGTCCGCCTCGCGAAAGCGCGGTGGCGGATCGAGCACGACTACCGCGAGCTGAAACCAGCTCTGGGCATGGATCACTTCGAGAGCCGCTCATTCACCGGCTGGCACCGAGACGTCACCCTCGTCACCGACGCCCACCCGTTCCTCACCGAACAGCGGAGGGCCCCAAAAGTCCCTGCCAGGGCCTGA
- a CDS encoding DinB family protein produces the protein MTTCAECSFEYELALAPAVSALAKGHASEYADLLKQEPSLLQLRPAPQVWSPLEYSCHMRDVLLVQRERVLAARRLDGLVAESMGRDERVEHDGYALQTPTDVARQLHDATLLFANVLDRLSPDDWDRTLTYTYPQREERSLRWLAVHTLHELRHHLLDMRRQLEPPSRRLTL, from the coding sequence GTGACGACTTGTGCAGAATGCAGCTTCGAGTACGAACTCGCCCTGGCTCCTGCGGTTTCGGCTCTCGCCAAGGGGCACGCGAGCGAATACGCGGACCTCCTGAAGCAAGAACCGTCCTTGCTCCAGCTGAGACCGGCGCCGCAGGTGTGGTCACCCCTCGAGTACTCCTGCCACATGCGCGATGTTCTGCTAGTCCAGCGGGAACGGGTGCTGGCCGCTCGGCGTCTCGACGGGCTGGTCGCTGAGTCCATGGGACGTGACGAGCGGGTTGAGCACGACGGATACGCCCTGCAAACGCCTACCGATGTTGCCCGCCAGCTTCATGACGCGACACTGCTGTTCGCCAATGTCCTCGACCGGCTGTCGCCCGACGACTGGGACCGCACACTGACGTACACCTATCCCCAGCGGGAGGAACGCTCACTGCGCTGGCTCGCCGTGCACACCCTGCACGAGTTGCGCCACCACCTTCTCGACATGCGTCGTCAACTGGAACCCCCAAGTCGTCGGCTAACCCTCTGA
- a CDS encoding transposase, producing MGFSTVLRFAHAAEPEQLFTGQWQNRPTKLDAYRSYLDQRWQEGCTNAWKLWEEIKELGYPDGYGNVRAYVSRNLRGKPQPVGPRPPSARAVTRWILTRPEALTESDKIQLKDVLANCPELDALAGHVRSFAHMLTQLQGHQLPAWIEAATTADLPSLQRFARHLERDLEAVTAGLSQPWNSGAFEGHVNRSDLISDADGSIPLKADLHWRHTSPLFEAVCIASLAPRLKGVDQMRYRTLDRLPSRPGRSAGTRVAERARKTPTQLWPAWSARLSPTDGALSRTIRPALSCYLLLIGGTRNFSAAARSSE from the coding sequence ATGGGCTTTAGCACGGTCCTCCGCTTTGCCCATGCCGCAGAGCCGGAGCAGTTGTTCACCGGCCAGTGGCAAAACCGCCCCACCAAGCTCGACGCCTACAGGTCCTACCTCGACCAGCGATGGCAGGAGGGCTGCACCAACGCCTGGAAACTGTGGGAGGAGATCAAGGAACTGGGCTACCCGGACGGCTACGGCAACGTTCGCGCCTACGTCAGCCGGAACCTACGCGGCAAACCCCAGCCGGTCGGTCCCCGGCCGCCATCCGCCCGCGCCGTCACCCGCTGGATCCTCACCCGCCCTGAAGCACTGACCGAGAGCGACAAGATCCAGCTCAAGGACGTACTGGCGAACTGCCCCGAACTGGACGCACTCGCCGGGCACGTCCGCTCCTTCGCCCACATGCTCACCCAGTTGCAGGGCCACCAGCTGCCGGCATGGATCGAAGCCGCGACCACCGCCGACCTGCCCAGCCTCCAGCGATTCGCCCGGCACTTGGAGCGTGACCTCGAGGCCGTCACCGCGGGACTTTCGCAGCCGTGGAACTCCGGAGCCTTCGAGGGCCATGTCAACCGAAGCGACCTGATCAGCGACGCCGACGGCAGCATTCCCCTCAAAGCCGATCTTCACTGGCGCCACACCAGCCCGCTGTTCGAGGCGGTCTGCATCGCAAGCCTCGCACCTCGCCTCAAGGGTGTTGACCAGATGCGTTACCGCACGCTGGACCGACTGCCGAGCAGGCCCGGACGCTCAGCGGGAACCCGGGTTGCGGAGCGGGCCCGCAAGACCCCGACACAGCTCTGGCCGGCCTGGTCCGCCCGCCTCAGTCCCACGGACGGGGCCCTCTCGCGCACCATCCGCCCGGCCCTGTCCTGCTACCTCCTGCTGATCGGAGGCACCAGGAACTTCTCCGCGGCAGCCCGCTCTTCAGAGTGA
- a CDS encoding carbamoyltransferase C-terminal domain-containing protein, with amino-acid sequence MQDEKFVFAAHSERYSRIKNDALLHPELIREARSFGAPDEVVWYERPLLKKLRHMRAGQWRHALSTSDLPSRYLRSIGLPHRTPVSYVGHHEAHAWAGIATSGFDSAAVIVADAIGEFDCFTVFSYSPESGLQLRYRRRYPHSLGLLYSAFTRRCGFKPNEDEYILMGMAAYGQPRYVDDILDTWISLDTPGYSLTSNVHRGIGEWLPDARPEDLAASMQVVTERVLVEAASWARKEIGAPNLILMGGVALNCVANSVIAREAGFSRLWIFPNPGDAGSSLGAAAAHLRKPLRWSGPYLGTPIQRDLDIPAVVRSLRTDGVAAVANGAAEFGPRALGNRSLLADPRSADMKDRVNGVKGREKFRPFAPMIREELLHDYFDVPVPSTPYMQFTARCREPEEFPAVVHVDGSSRVQSVSQSEHPVLYELLRQWEDASGCPVLLNTSLNSRGEPLVNTWQEAQAFGDREGVRVH; translated from the coding sequence GTGCAGGACGAGAAATTTGTTTTCGCAGCGCATTCAGAACGCTATTCTCGGATCAAGAACGATGCTTTACTCCATCCCGAGCTGATCAGAGAAGCCAGAAGTTTCGGCGCGCCGGACGAGGTTGTCTGGTACGAACGACCGTTGCTTAAGAAGCTGCGACACATGCGGGCGGGTCAATGGCGTCACGCGCTGTCGACTTCCGACCTACCCAGTCGGTATCTGCGGTCGATCGGCCTGCCACACAGGACGCCCGTCTCCTACGTGGGGCATCACGAAGCGCACGCCTGGGCCGGAATCGCCACAAGCGGGTTCGACTCGGCAGCCGTCATCGTCGCCGACGCCATAGGGGAGTTCGATTGCTTCACCGTCTTCTCCTACTCCCCGGAATCAGGCCTCCAACTTCGCTATCGGCGGCGCTATCCGCATAGTCTCGGGCTGCTGTACAGCGCCTTCACCCGACGGTGTGGTTTCAAGCCCAACGAGGACGAGTACATCCTCATGGGCATGGCCGCCTATGGGCAGCCTCGCTACGTCGATGACATCCTCGACACGTGGATCTCCCTGGACACGCCGGGCTACTCGCTGACGTCGAACGTCCACCGGGGCATCGGAGAGTGGCTACCCGACGCGCGCCCCGAGGACCTCGCTGCCAGCATGCAAGTGGTAACCGAGAGGGTGCTCGTCGAGGCCGCGTCCTGGGCACGCAAGGAAATCGGTGCGCCGAACCTGATCCTCATGGGCGGTGTGGCGCTGAACTGCGTCGCCAACTCCGTCATCGCCCGCGAAGCCGGCTTCTCCCGCCTGTGGATCTTCCCCAACCCGGGGGATGCCGGCTCGAGCCTCGGAGCCGCCGCCGCCCATCTGCGGAAGCCGTTGCGATGGAGCGGGCCATACCTGGGAACACCTATCCAGCGTGACCTTGACATCCCGGCGGTGGTGAGAAGTCTGAGGACGGATGGCGTGGCCGCCGTCGCCAACGGCGCCGCGGAATTCGGGCCGCGAGCGCTGGGCAACCGGTCTCTCCTCGCCGACCCCCGGTCGGCGGACATGAAGGACCGGGTCAACGGGGTGAAGGGGCGTGAGAAGTTCCGGCCGTTCGCGCCCATGATCCGCGAGGAGCTGCTCCACGACTACTTCGACGTCCCTGTGCCGAGCACCCCGTACATGCAGTTCACCGCACGGTGCCGCGAACCAGAGGAATTTCCCGCCGTTGTGCACGTGGACGGCAGCAGCCGGGTCCAAAGCGTCTCCCAGAGCGAGCATCCGGTCCTGTACGAACTGCTCCGGCAATGGGAGGACGCGTCAGGCTGCCCCGTCCTCCTCAACACGAGTCTGAACTCCCGTGGGGAGCCACTAGTGAATACCTGGCAGGAAGCCCAAGCCTTCGGCGACAGGGAAGGAGTGCGCGTCCATTGA